From a region of the Dictyostelium discoideum AX4 chromosome 2 chromosome, whole genome shotgun sequence genome:
- the g6pd-2 gene encoding glucose 6-phosphate-1-dehydrogenase: protein MTSTPDSRSVLTVIILGASGDLAKKKTYPALFGLYLRDLLPSNTIIYGYARSHIEIGDFKARISKGLKGDEEKKKQFLNLLHYHSGKYDEKASYDEFEKLILAEEKKQQGVDKFNRLFYMAIPPSIFIEVSIGIHGSLISKNGWSRVIVEKPFGRDLASSRELVSELGKLFKEKDLFRIDHYLGKEMVQNLMVLRFANAVFEPLWSKSHISSITITFKEDIGTEGRGGYFDQFGIIRDVMQNHLLQVLSLVAMEPPVSLNADDITNEKVKLLRCIQPIKMSEVVLGQYTSDPEGKIPAYLDDEGVPKDSTTPTYAAAVFHINNPRWRGMPFILKCGKALDERKTEVRIQFKRPDNFLFSDDDISRNELVMRIQPGEAVYLKLLSKKPGLENKIEQTELDLSYRHRFENLDLPDAYERLILDSIKGDHNLFVRDDELDVAWQIFTPLLDQIEKEKIKPEPYSFGSRGPKSADELSKKFGFIRSLGYNWPGNSPQGSKK from the exons atgacatCAACACCAGACTCTCGTTCAGTTTTAACAGTAATTATTTTAGGTGCATCAGGTGATCTTGCAAAGAAAAAGACCTATCCAGCACTCTTTGGTTTATATCTTAGAGATTTGTTACCAAGCAACACAATCATTTATGGTTATGCTAGATCACatattgaaattggtgatttCAAAGCTAGAATCTCAAAAGG atTAAAAGGTGatgaagaaaagaaaaaacaatttttaaatttattacatTATCATTCAGGTAAATATGATGAAAAAGCATCctatgatgaatttgaaaaattaattttagcaGAAGAAAAGAAACAACAAGGTGTTGATAAATTCAATCGTTTATTCTATATGGCAATTCCACCATCAATTTTCATTGAAGTTAGTATTGGTATTCATGGTTCATTGATCTCAAAGAATGGTTGGTCAAGAGTTATCGTTGAGAAACCATTTGGACGTGATTTAGCATCCTCAAGAGAGTTGGTTAGTGAATTGGGTAAACTTTTCAAAGAGAAAGATTTATTCCGTATCGATCATTATTTGGGTAAAGAGATGGTACAAAATTTAATGGTATTAAGATTCGCCAATGCAGTATTCGAGCCATTATGGTCAAAATCACATATCTCTTCAATCACCATCACATTCAAAGAAGACATTGGTACCGAGGGTAGAGGTGGTTATTTCGATCAATTTGGTATCATTAGAGATGTAATGCAAAATCATTTGCTTCAAGTACTCTCTTTGGTTGCAATGGAGCCACCAGTGTCATTGAATGCCGATGATATCACCAATGAAAAGGTTAAATTACTTCGTTGTATTCAACCAATTAAAATGAGTGAAGTTGTACTCGGTCAATATACTTCCGATCCTGAAGGTAAAATTCCAGCCTATTTAGATGATGAAGGTGTTCCAAAGGATTCAACCACTCCAACCTATGCTGCCGCTGTTTTCCATATCAATAATCCAAGATGGAGAGGTATGCCATTCATCTTAAAATGTGGTAAAGCTTTAGATGAAAGAAAAACTGAAGTTAGAATTCAATTCAAACGTCCAGATAACTTTTTATTCTCTGATGATGATATCTCAAGAAATGAATTAGTTATGAGAATTCAACCAGGTGAAGCTGTTTacttaaaattattatcaaagaaACCAGGTTTAGAAAAT aaAATTGAACAAACTGAATTAGATTTATCATATCGTCATAGATTTGAAAATCTTGATTTACCAGATGCATATGAACGTTTAATtcttgattcaattaaaggTGATCATAACCTTTTCGTCAGAGATGATGAATTAGATGTTGCATGGCAAATATTTACACCATTACTCgatcaaattgaaaaagaaaagattaaACCTGAACCATATTCCTTTGGTTCACGTGGTCCAAAATCTGCTGATGAATTATCAAAGAAATTTGGTTTCATTAGATCCTTAGGTTATAATTGGCCAGGTAATTCTCCACAAGgtagtaaaaaataa
- the hbx5-2 gene encoding homeodomain containing protein (Similar to HOX) has product METIVNNQNNGQQNTVPTQSFSSSVYMNYDFFDSQQLQQPQHQPQHYQQQDSFVSPNLDNNNPQIHVQSNNYNQNGFVGYNNSNNNNNNNQHMNNQYSNSFHNNNSSGFMAFQNNSSNFNNQNNNNSNNNNNNNNINSYDYNNSNNNNYNNNNNTHSNNSNNNNNNNNSNYWNNNNNNNNNNNNNNNNNNNNNNNNNNNNNSNNNNNNNNNNNHHHHHHQQQSQPTSPYNNPIQHNPNDMKFNGQHNPFNGNQMVMDNNNNNNNNNNSNVFNSNSNSNVFNSNSGSFLQINNNNGSFSSYNNNNNNNNNNNSNSNNNNNNNNNNNNNNNNNNNNNNNNNNNNNSNNNNNNQFSQSYDSTLGNNRFSSMMGQPIQQQQSPPQQQQQQSFIQSSPQAIPASNCNGNGSTSSSTSPLSPTLIGSAPGTPTSMLATTLFGFNLSSSPTSSPSSPVKKGKSQSALALSSSGGSGGSSGRKKPQKHDSMSSITNTNLKSTQASTLKESKRSNSSPNLKKQMQLQQLQQQQKLNENGTLIPPLPFASISENITNNNNNNNNNNNNNNNNNNNNNITNNPLSGSMEFPNSNNINQSSDSINGEFNIGQPESPKMYNSSPSPPPNATSTTKGGKKSKKSLHISTTQQSPSLNGSTGGSMLTPTMSGLSLSGGGSGGGFSPLISPTGTTSNKDLQSSPSPSPLLKSMSMGKLDLQDSIDSMSSPLSPNSSLSSSNGLLPPPPNSNNMNSSGGIPTPSTPTSPPPLTHHINIFSNLEFVKQLKDHLLPNDFKPEEHALERNLLRFQQFVKTLAEPLQRDVVTSMFELSVDAQLQYGSNLDNDNLSALMLFRRKILNFNLFRMMMLNDPNSFIPLPSPFPIQTTTISSNGTIVNPTNVNNNNINNNNNNNNNNNNNNNNNNNNNNNNNNNNTTTTTTTTTSANTVQSGTTSNSNLVFQQTSNSNTLSPSQQQQQQTQQQQSINGSSTGSLSDAQYQDLGIHLDTSSANSGCGINVSIGSSIGGGGGGSSLNGSNLNGSSSISGSISGGSSNGGGQFIMSPQFSLDGAYQQQQPSSYNINNEMELAEKDEDEIFNNNNKDNNNNNNNNNNNNNNNNNNNNNNNNNNNNNNSSSINSNINNVNNCNINNNSNSNNGSINSPRPSTPTTLNSSGKRSKKIYRGDSFGAGNDISTGLMASSDQIIPPPQQQQHQQLVNNNNNNMNNSENNILLADSNKGLSVSLGSLPTNTPSSMEIEQQQQQQQQQQQQQQQQHLNQQQILHQQLHHHLSSSLGGAQFTNIQQQQQQQSGNIFYNSPYNSSQVYMNPYGTSITNTSLAGPSTTSSAMQHMITNMTSSNIIVNNQNNNNNDQNNNNNNNNNNNSTTNSNVNNNNNTTNTPSSPPQPNNCTPTQTSIITSNGVVVPSLQMRGTITNPPPVLPTPDTLVLQQQQQQQQQQQQQQQQQQQQQQQQQQQQQQETPHTPTSNSISSPRSSPVHQQSPSNTNTTTTSTTTIRHSAVTQLSFAGLHNQQVSPISPRSPRSPHGTSGDYNDGSQSPSSRRKNRFTDFQIKRMNDCFENLDKNNNGKFTSEEICQIATELGLTDQQVRVFFQNKRARSRPSPRGQPTNPLTSSTNNGNNSNLALQHLQQQHLQQVQQQQQQLLQLQQQQQQQQQQLHQQSANTTPQLNSMNPNSINYNNNNNNNNNNNNNNNNNNNNNNNNNNNNNNIINNNITTINE; this is encoded by the exons atggagACAATagtaaataatcaaaataatggACAACAAAACACTGTTCCAACTCAATCATTTTCCTCCTCTGTATATATgaattatgatttttttgattcacaacaattacaacaacctcaacatcAACCTCAACACTATCAACAACAAGATTCTTTTGTATCACCAAACTTAGATAACAACAACCCACAAATTCATGTGCAATCA aataattataatcaaaatgGTTTCGTTggatataataatagtaataataataataataataatcagcACATGAATAACCAATATAGTAATAgttttcataataataatagtagtggaTTTATGgcttttcaaaataatagcagcaattttaataatcaaaataataataatagtaataataataataataataataatataaattcttATGActacaataatagtaataataataattataataataataataatactcacagtaataatagtaataataataataataataataatagtaattattggaataataataataataataataataataataataataataataataataataataataataataataataataataataataataatagtaataataataataataataataataataataaccatcatcatcatcaccatcaacaacaatcacaaccaaCTTCACCATATAATAATCCGATTCAACATAACCCAAACGATATGAAATTTAATGGACAACATAATCCATTCAATGGAAACCAAATGGTTatggataataataataataataataacaataataatagtaatgtaTTTAATAGTAACAGTAATAGCAATGtatttaatagtaatagtggtTCATTTTTGCaaataaacaacaataatggatcattttcatcttataataataataacaataataataataataataatagtaatagtaataataataataataataataataataataataataataataataataataataataataataataataataataataataataatagtaataataataataataaccaattCAGTCAATCATATGATTCCACATTGGGAAATAACCGATTTTCATCAATGATGGGTCAAccaatacaacaacaacaatcaccacctcaacaacaacagcaacaatcATTTATTCAAAGTTCACCACAAGCAATACCAGCATCAAattgtaatggtaatggatcaacatcatcatcaacatcacctTTATCACCAACATTGATTGGATCAGCACCAGGTACACCAACATCAATGTTGGCAACAACattatttggttttaatttatcatcatcaccaacatcatcaccatcatcacctgTTAAAAAAGGTAAATCACAATCTGCATTAGCATTATcaagtagtggtggtagtggcgGTAGTAGTGGAAGAAAGAAACCACAAAAACATGACTCAATGTCTTCaattacaaatacaaatttaaaatcaacacAAGCATCAACATTAAAAGAAAGTAAAAGATCAAATAGTTCACCAaatcttaaaaaacaaatgcaacttcaacaattacaacaacaacaaaaattaaatgaaaatggtacTTTAATACCTCCATTACCATTTGCTTCAATTTCTGAAAATATAacgaataataataataataataataataataataataataataataataataataataataataatataacgAATAATCCATTAAGTGGATCAATGGAATTtccaaatagtaataatataaatcaaaGTAGTGATAGTATAAATGGTGAATTTAATATTGGCCAACCTGAATCACCAAAAATGTAtaattcatcaccatcaccaccaccaaatgCAACATCAACCACAAAGGGAggtaaaaaatcaaagaaatcattaCACATTTCAACAACTCAacaatcaccatcattaaatGGTAGCACCGGTGGCAGTATGTTAACACCAACAATGTCAggtttatcattatcagGTGGTGGCAGTGGTGGTGGCTTCTCACCATTAATTTCACCAACTGGTACCACTAGTAACAAAGATTTgcaatcatcaccatcaccatctcCATTGCTAAAATCAATGAGTATGGGTAAATTGGATTTACAAGATTCAATCGACTCAATGTCGTCACCTTTGTCACCAAATTCTTCATTATCCTCTTCAAATGgtttattaccaccaccaccaaattCAAACAATATGAACTCAAGTGGTGGTATtccaacaccatcaacaccaacatcaccaccaccattaactCATcatattaacatttttagTAATTTAGAGTTTGTTAAACAATTGAAGGATCatttattaccaaatgatTTCAAACCTGAGGAACACGCATTGGAGAGAAATTTATTAAGATTTCAACAATTTGTTAAAACTTTGGCAGAACCATTACAAAGGGATGTCGTCACATCAATGTTTGAACTGTCAGTTGATGCTCAACTCCAGTATGGTAGTAATttagataatgataatttatcagCATTAATGTTATTTCGTagaaagattttaaattttaatctaTTTCGTATGATGATGTTAAATGATCCAAATAGTTTCATACCATTACCTTCCCCATTCCCAATTCAAACTACAACAATCTCTTCAAATGGTACTATTGTTAATCCaacaaatgtaaataataataatattaataataataataataataataataataataataataataataataataataataataataataataataataataataataatacaactacaacaaccactACAACTACTTCTGCGAATACTGTTCAATCTGGTACAActagtaatagtaatttagTTTTCCAACAAACTTCAAATTCTAATACTTTATCACcatctcaacaacaacaacaacaaactcaacaacaacaatctatTAATGGTAGTAGTACTGGTAGTTTAAGTGATGCCCAATATCAAGATTTAGGTATTCATTTAGATACATCTTCTGCTAATAGTGGTTGTGGTATTAATGTTAGTATTGGTAGTagtattggtggtggtggtggtggtagtagtttGAATGGtagtaatttaaatggtagtagtagtattagtGGTAGtattagtggtggtagtagtaatggtggtggtcaATTTATTATGTCACCTCAATTTTCATTGGATGGTgcatatcaacaacaacaaccaagttcatataatattaataatgaaatggAATTAGCtgaaaaagatgaagatgaaatatttaataataacaacaaagataataataataataataataataataataataataataataataataataataataataataataataataataataataataataataatagtagtagtattaatagtaatattaataatgtaaataattgtaatataaataataatagtaatagtaataacggTAGCATTAATTCACCAAGACCATCAACACCTACAACTCTAAATAGTAGCGGAAAGAGAAGTAAAAAGATATATAGAGGTGATTCATTTGGTGCAGGTAATGATATTAGTACTGGTTTAATGGCTAGTTCAGATCAAATCattccaccaccacaacaacaacaacaccaacaacttgtaaataataataataataatatgaataacagtgaaaataatatattattggCAGATTCCAATAAAGGATTATCAGTTTCATTGGGTTCATTACCAACAAATACACCATCTTCTATGGAAAtcgaacaacaacaacaacaacaacagcagcaacaacagcagcaacaacaacaacatttaaatcaacaacaaattttacATCAACAATTACATCATCATTTAAGTAGTAGTTTAGGTGGTGCacaatttacaaatattcaacaacaacaacaacaacaaagtggtaatatattttataattcacCATATAATTCATCACAAGTTTATATGAATCCATATGGTACTAGTATTACAAATACTTCTTTAGCTGGTCCTTCAACAACAAGTAGTGCTATGCAACATATGATCACTAATATGACTtcttcaaatattattgtaaataatcaaaacaataataataatgatcaaaataataataataataataataacaataacaatagtacaacaaattcaaatgtaaacaataacaataatacaacaaatacaccatcatcaccaccacaaccaaatAATTGTACACCAACTCAAACATCAATAATTACATCGAATGGAGTTGTTGTACCAAGTTTACAAATGAGAGGTACAATTACTAATCCTCCACCAGTATTACCAACTCCTGATACTTTGgttttacaacaacaacaacaacaacaacaacaacaacaacaacaacaacaacaacaacaacaacaacaacaacaacaacaacaacaacaacaacaagagaCACCTCATACACCAACTAGTAATAGTATTAGTTCACCAAGGTCATCACCTGTTCATCAACAATCACcatcaaatacaaatacaaccacaacttcaacaacaacaattagacATAGTGCTGTAACACAATTATCATTTGCAGGATTACATAATCAACAAGTTTCACCAATTTCACCACGTTCTCCTCGTTCACCACATGGTACATCTGGTGATTATAATGATGGTAGTCAATCACCTTCCTCTCGTAGAAAGAATAGATTCACtgattttcaaattaaaagaatGAATGATTGTTTCGAGAatttagataaaaataataatggtaaattcACAAGTGAAGAAATTTGTCAAATCGCCACAGAGTTGGGTTTAACTGATCAACAAGTTCGTGTATTCTTTCAAAATAAACGTGCCCGTTCACGTCCTTCTCCAAGAGGTCAACCTACGAATCCATTAACTTCTTCAACTAATAATGGtaacaatagtaatttaGCTTTACAacatttacaacaacaacatttaCAACAagtccaacaacaacaacaacaattattacaattacaacaacaacagcaacaacaacaacaacaattacatcAACAATCTGCTAATACAACACctcaattaaattcaatgaaCCCTAACagtattaattataataataataataataataataataataataataataataataataataataataataataataataataataataataataataataatattattaataataatatcacaacaataaatgaataa
- the fnkD-2 gene encoding FNIP repeat-containing protein, giving the protein MDIISTTFDQINTHIKFTNQKKIEFQNHIEKEWEIITQLESNEQFTVYMSKKLKGPNFTNNRFGLCTVKKIKSQYFNENEILNHIKLRDNKYVLKYYGCGKDNNQDVYIYLEFIEYSIPISKVKLIPNDSSIDNFNNVSNTIIELVTCKLVESLNCIHKDNKIVHGNIKGENILLVNDESEYGFSVKFINFSLNIGYEDSIHLDMFNLGCVLIQMLGCDCTKDENIDFLFSKIPNHLVEKFKKVISQLLSKNINNQILTDIISNKITTSLPKYSTLIGEPNDGLIYIGIQNNSDGLILPLFNQPICKKTFTYGVYYLSLSSFHRQLNVGVIPESIHTLELASFNQTILPGVIPTSVRTLKLPSYNKTLTQGSIPKGVRTLLLSSFNQPLTTDIIPKTVTILKLQSFNQPIEWGALPCSLVELSLASYKQPLQWGVIPYYISTLELPLASAPFSEGSIPSGVSKLIQQGEIQQINKPIKINNENNQNYMSCSQNEFDSKLTLILNSKITRESLFFGLKYLELSTFNQSFETLPIPETVEYLKLPMYNQPLTPKLLPSGIKFLILPSFNHPIRGESIPPSVIHLVFNKLFSVIESIPSSVKYLDLGDEYYVYPGHLLHSVLSFRSGLKFRVTDPIPYSQSLTNLNLYNFNIELLKNGISSNVTSLTLGSNFTNIESLSNLPSSVTNLSFGITTLNEKAISDITKYVKSTVTTITVNNEQIRKKIN; this is encoded by the exons atGGATATTATATCTACAACTTTTGATCAAATAAATACTCatataaaatttacaaaccaaaaaaaaattgaatttcaaaatcatattgaaaaagaatgGGAGATTATAACCCAATTAGAATCTAACGAACAATTCACTGTCTATAtgtcaaaaaaattaaaaggtccaaattttacaaataatcGTTTTGGTTTATGTActgttaaaaaaattaaatctcaATATTTT aatgaaaatgaaattttaaatcatattaaattaagagataataaatatgttttaaaatattatggGTGTGGtaaagataataatcaagatgtttatatttatttggaaTTTATAGAATATTCAAtaccaatttcaaaagtTAAATTAATTCCAAATGATAGTTCAatagataattttaataatgtttcAAATACAATTATTGAATTGGTAACATGTAAATTGGTAGAATCATTAAATTGTATTCacaaagataataaaatcgTTCATGGTAATATAAAAGgtgaaaatatattattggtTAATGATGAAAGTGAATATGGATTTAgtgttaaatttattaatttctccTTAAACATTGGTTACGAAGATTCAATCCATTTGGATATGTTTAATTTGGGTTgtgttttaattcaaatgttGGGTTGTGACTGTacaaaagatgaaaatattgattttttattttcaaaaattccaaatcatttagttgaaaaatttaaaaaagtaatttcaCAATTActttctaaaaatattaataatcaaattctAACTGATATAATTTCCAATAag atTACAACAAGTTTACCAAAATATTCAACTTTAATTGGTGAACCAAATGATggtttaatttatattggaattcaaaacaattctgatggtttaattttaccattatttaatcaaccaatttgtaaaaaaacatttacatatggtgtttattatttatctttatcttcaTTTCATAGACAATTAAATGTTGGTGTAATTCCTGAAAGTATTCATACATTGGAATTGGCTTCATTTAATCAAACCATTTTACCAGGTGTAATTCCAACTAGTGTTCGTACTTTAAAGTTACCATCTTATAACAAAACACTTACTCAAGGTTCAATTCCTAAAGGGGTTagaacattattattatcatcatttaacCAACCATTAACAACAGACATTATTCCAAAAACtgtaacaattttaaaattacaatctTTTAATCAGCCAATAGAATGGGGTGCTTTACCATGTAGTTTAGTTGAATTATCATTAGCCTCATATAAACAACCACTTCAATGGGGAGTGATACCATATTATATTTCAACATTAGAGTTACCATTGGCTTCTGCACCATTTAGCGAAGGTTCCATTCCAAGTGgtgtttcaaaattaattcaacaagGTGAAATACAACAAATTAacaaaccaattaaaattaataatgaaaataatcaaaactATATGTCCTGTTCtcaaaatgaatttgattcaaaattaactttaattttaaattcaaagatTACTAgagaatcattattttttggtttaaaatatttagaaCTTTCAACATTTAATCAATCATTTGAAACTTTACCAATTCCTGAAACTGTTGAATACTTAAAGTTACCAATGTATAACCAGCCATTAACaccaaaattattaccaagcggaattaaatttttaatattaccatCATTTAATCATCCAATTAGGGGTGAATCTATTCCACCATCTGTAATTCACCTAGTTTTcaataaacttttttcaGTTATTGAATCAATACCTTCATCAGTTAAATATTTGGATTTGGGTGATGAATATTATGTTTATCCAGGTCATTTGTTACATTCAGTTCTATCATTTAGAAGTGGATTAAAATTTAGAGTTACAGACCCCATTCCATATTCTCAATCgttaacaaatttaaatctttataattttaatattgaattattaaaaaatggtatTTCATCAAATGTAACATCGTTAACACTTGGTTCAAATTTTACTAATATTGAAAGTTTATCAAATCTTCCATCATCAGTAACAAATCTATCATTTGGTATAACaactttaaatgaaaaagcTATTTCTGATATTACAAAATATGTAAAATCTACTGTAACAACAATAACTGTTAATAATGAACaaataagaaaaaagataaattaa